A single genomic interval of Lentimicrobium saccharophilum harbors:
- the holA gene encoding DNA polymerase III subunit delta translates to MTTDFNRILSDLKKRIYYPVYLLSGEEPYFIDLISDAIEREVLSDIEKEFNQTILYGRDVNASIILDHAKRYPMMSSHQVVIVKEAQEIKTLDDLIPYIEKPLNTTILVLCYKYKKFDKRKSIYKLIDKKGVVFDSARIYEEKIPGWIVAQVETSGYSISPKASSMISDALGNDLSKVSNELGKLYINLPKGSLITEKLVEDNIGISKDYNFFELQKALVNRNIPKANRIIAYFASNPKENPLIKNVILLFHFFSKVLLYHSVRSKSDAEAASVLGVQAYFLNDYKTAVRCYSPGKVVEIIGLLREYDLKSKGVDAGSATDGELTKELIYKILH, encoded by the coding sequence ATGACCACTGATTTCAACCGTATCCTGTCTGACCTGAAAAAGCGGATTTATTATCCTGTGTATCTGCTGAGCGGCGAAGAGCCCTATTTTATTGACCTGATAAGCGATGCCATTGAACGGGAAGTGCTCAGTGACATTGAAAAGGAATTTAACCAGACAATTCTTTACGGCCGCGATGTGAATGCAAGTATCATCCTTGACCACGCCAAGCGCTATCCGATGATGTCGAGCCACCAGGTTGTCATCGTTAAAGAAGCTCAGGAAATAAAAACCCTCGACGACCTGATACCATACATCGAGAAACCACTGAATACCACCATCCTGGTTCTTTGCTACAAATACAAAAAATTCGACAAACGAAAGTCTATCTATAAACTAATTGATAAAAAAGGGGTGGTTTTTGATTCAGCCAGAATTTATGAGGAAAAGATTCCGGGCTGGATCGTGGCACAGGTTGAAACCAGCGGCTACTCCATCAGCCCAAAAGCTTCAAGTATGATCTCCGACGCCCTGGGCAATGACCTGAGCAAAGTATCGAATGAACTTGGCAAATTATATATCAATCTGCCCAAAGGAAGTCTGATCACGGAAAAACTGGTTGAAGACAACATCGGCATCAGTAAAGACTATAATTTTTTCGAGTTGCAGAAAGCGCTGGTTAACAGAAATATCCCTAAAGCAAACCGGATCATCGCCTACTTTGCTTCAAATCCAAAGGAGAATCCCCTGATAAAAAATGTGATCCTGTTGTTTCACTTTTTTTCAAAGGTGCTGCTCTATCATTCAGTCAGAAGTAAATCTGATGCTGAGGCCGCATCGGTATTGGGTGTTCAGGCATATTTTCTGAATGACTACAAGACTGCCGTTCGCTGTTACAGCCCTGGAAAGGTCGTAGAGATTATCGGCCTGCTCAGGGAATATGACCTTAAAAGCAAGGGCGTTGATGCAGGTTCAGCTACCGACGGAGAATTAACGAAAGAACTCATATACAAGATTCTGCATTAA